The DNA segment TGTTATaatttacattcaattacatGTTTGTCAAAATAAAGGAGTGACATTTCCACTATACTTTGAATATGTGTGCTCATGTAAACTAAATATTTGatgttataaaacatgtttagaaCATTTAACgttgataaaaatattgtaaatttccTTTTAAGTTACATTGGACTCCTGGTTTCTTACATTATATGGAACTCGTACAAATCCTTTAGCACGTAAGTATATTAACATTTATCATATAcataacaataaatacattgtataacaTTGTAAGTTAGTTATATGAAACTGCAATGTATTAATCTTTACATATTACGTTAGTTACGGACATTGTGGAGGTAAACGGTATTGCAATGtattaggtagcaatacacagttaggagtttagtttcgcattatggcccctgtggatttttcaaataggaaagttattgtgtaataaaattcatttttagacagatgactGCTattttagccttcaaagatggtttataagagcatcaagattattttttacatgttttatgggctgttttctgtttgacaatccgtattttcatagctagaccggccatcggtccagaatttaatgtactgtttacaaacactctttttctaaaaaaaaagaaatgatattttaccattttatatactggatataaaatctatggaagattctgattacatacatatgcccatatatgacacaaacagtaagcttgatattgcaataaagaaaagaaaaggggatagtaaaattcataagggcaaattttagcattttttcctaactgtttattgctaccttaatctATACATATTACGTTAGTTACGAACATTGTGGAGGTATACGATATTGCAATGTATTTATCTATACATATTACGTTAGTTACGAACATTGTGGAGGTATACGATATTGCAATGTATTAATCTATACATATTACGTTAGTTACGAACATTATGGATGTATACGGTATAACAATGTATTAATCTATACATATTACGTTAGTTACGCAAATTGTGGAGGTATACGGTATTGCAATGTATTAATCTATACATATTACGTTAGTTACGAACATTGTGGAGGTATACGGTATTGCATTGTATTAATTTATACATATTACATTAGTTACGAAAATTGTGGAGGTATACGGTATTGCAATGTATTAATCTATACATATTACGTTAGTTACGAACATTATGGAGGTATACGGTATTGCAATGTATTAATCTATACATATTACGTTAGTTACGAACATTGTGGAGTTATACGGTATTGCAATGTATTAATCTATACATATTACGTTAGTTAAGCAAATTATGGAGTTATACGGTATTGCAAAGTATTAATCTATACATATTACGTTAGTTACGAAAATTGTGGAGGTATACGGTATTGCAATATATTATTCTATACATATTACGTTAGTTACGCAAATTGTGGAGGTATACGGTTTTGCAATCTATTAATCTAATTTAAGTCTTGCCTTTATAAAATACTAGGTAATTGTCTTGAACTTTGAAAGAGtctgatttatattatttgtatatcttttttttactgttaggtcataagtttacaaaaatacaaCATTTGAAGTTTGGTATTAACTGGATGTACATGTTGAGAAAAGACTGTACCATGTTTAACGTTAAAAAAAGggggaccaaagataccaaagggactgtcaaactcgtaaatctaaaacaaactgacaacgccatggctaaaaatgaaaaagacaaacagaaaaacaatagttcacatgacaaaacatagaaaactaaagaataaacaacacgaaccccaccaaaaactaggggggatctcaggtgctccggaagggtaagcagatcctgctccacacccgtcgtgttgcttatgtgattacaaatccggtaaaaagtctaattctgtaggtcaaattcatgaaagggaaggggattgtagttacgacgtaaggaacatatccgatttcatttgtgaaacggttattccataacggtcaaccaactcgtgatggcgtccgtaaaatttacgaagggatgatttcaacttcaccatttgaaactcttggtttaatagcttccttgtgagcagtaaccctctatcaagaaaatcatgataggaaatgcaagcacgggaatatcgtatcaattgggagatatataccccgtatgcaggtgctgctggaatgttgctacttagaaatggaaagttcacaattggaaagctgaaatcatctcttttgtcgtaaagttttgtcttcaaccgaccctcattgtcaatttctagatgtaagtcaagatatgaagccgacttaactgtatctgtagtatcctttatctccaattcgatgggatagatgcgatccacatagttaccaagttttgaattgtttagtgaaagaacgtcatctatatagcggaaagtagagttaaaggatattgctaatttcttatctttcttcctaaatGCAtctcattataataaaaagcACCGAATGAATATCTGTTTCGATTGCCTATAGTTTCTACAATTCTGTTTCAATAACATGAATTTCCTGCGCCCGATTCTGTAAGTTTATGCGTCCGGATTGCTTTCTTGATTACCTGTCCTCAGGAACGGAAAAAAACGAATATTAGAaagcaaaaatgtttataaaatgcataaaattgagATCGGAAATGCTTgtgtctgtttgatttttttcccattttttctaaatatcatatgtttgatttttcaaaGATCGCTACATGCTAAATATGAAACGTTAGATGATAGTTATACATGAACAAAGATAGCAACCCAACGAAAAAGAATCAAGATACATTAATTAATTTGCAGTCATGTCTAACTTTGTTGGTGAAGTTCGATTATGTAGCTCGGGGTCAATTTAAAGTCAATTTCCctgtaaatattaattaaataaaggcaacagtagtataccgctgttcaaaactcaaaaatccatggacaaaaaacagaatcggggtaacaaactaaaaccgagggaaaggcattaaatataagagaacaacaacgacacaacaccgaaacgcaacacacacagaaacggaccaagcatcagacaaagtcccacaagaataacacatataacatctaaaaccaaatacatgaatttgggataaacaagtaccgtgtcacgtcttatcttaatatctcaaaaataagagatataaataaataggagaacatattagacaaagaaacacatgattgaTAGATAACAACAagaatcaggtttaaaattcaatacgtcaaaaacgcgcctcgtcaacacaagactcaccagtgacgcctagatataaaagatcgaaagtgaaaaatagtacaaagttgtagagcAATGAagatcaaaatttgaaaaaggttgtgccaaatacggcgtagtttttatgcttgggataagaacatccttattatttagaacaattaatgctattgtaaacagtaaattttatcaaatgaatatgaaagagataaacataatgaaactgaagtatttactaattactgaaaactaaacccgaatacataatgctaagaCCAACACAGAACAGACACACCCGACTCAGTTCAGGCCAAAAACGTAGTcaatcataaattttaaaatgacgtcacatacgatagTGAAAAGGCACAAACATTACGCcacatttgaaaattcaaattgagaACGTTCAATGATGATCAATttgtacaacattttttttaaattgtgtatttactaATAGAAGCCATAACAGTTACTTTACATGAAGTCAGCTCGTTATAAGGTCTTAAATACTACGAACTGTAATTAACTGATAATTGATTGTGTTTATATGTAAGGTTGAGTATGACTCGAAAGCTTATGGCAGGCTTCAGAAAGCTTATGACAGGCTGCTGGAAGCTTATGGCAGGCTTCAGAAAGCTTATGACATGCTTCAGAAAGCTTATGACAGGCTGCTGGAAGCTTATGACAGGCTTCAGAAAGCTTATGACAGGCTTCAGAAAGCTAATGACAGGCATACAAAAGCTAGCTTTTAGTGAATAATTACTTGCATTTCACATACGTCACATAATGTAGTGTGTCGTCTATGTATGTATGTTAATACCTTGCATCcctaatgataatgataatatgATACCTTAGCTTGTTTCAGATTTTGATCAGTGTTCGAGTGCACCTTGTGAAAACAACGGGAAGTGCATCTCAGTGTTTTACAGCTATAGTTGTAATTGCACTGCAGATTATACAGGTGCAaactgtaaatttaaaaaaactcaaTCTGGCTGCAATGGCGATATAAATATGACAAACTGTAAACaagatgaaataaaatacaataactcTACTGAGTATTATAACAGTACAGACTTTGAAGAGAGAATAAACACCAGAAATTGCACTAACAACTTGTCTATCATCATTTGTAATCCAGAAATAAATCAGAATAACTACACTTACGATAATAACGGTACAACTCTAGATGGAGTGAATAAAACAAGCCCCAGTAACTGTACCAACAACTCGACCGACACAGATCCAGAATGCATGCATAATAACTACACCGATATTCACAATATTACAGATTATAATCGAGGAGGATTCAACTCTATTAATTGTACCCGAAGTTCTGACGATATAGACTGTTCTACTCTACAAACAAACAACACTAGTAATTGTACTTCAATGTTAAACAAGACGGAATGCGatataaaagttaataaaaccAACTGTTCACACAATCTTAGCGAGTTCGAGTGTACAAACGATAGAAACAGTGAAGGTAAGTATCTGATTGATAACTACGTGTAATGACATTGGAACTGGtgaccctttcggagcacctcaTTTTACCAtccgtttttgtttttgttcaaaattaatgTCTGATATTCTTGTGTGTTTGTAGTCAACCTTGCCGCATATGACATTAaacaccaaccaatcaatcttAAAACAGTCAAAACATTATCATCGTTGATCGTTATGGATTTAAGAAGTTTTTGTTTGCAAACCTATACAGTTGCGTTATTTGTCTAAACCAATCTGtgaaacatattttgaataaattataatttgggATGAAGGGTAAATTGTGGGTAGGATTGTACAATCTTGTTTCCGaatcatatatttaaatattatgtaaCGTTGTACTACTTTAttgttgtaatttttcattaacAAATACTGTTTAAACCAGATTAAAAGTTAATGAGGAAGCTAACCAATGGTatcaaaaacacatttatactactttttatatttaacaatttaCAACTTAAAAGGTGACGGGACAATACAGATAACACTAATTGTGTATGTTTGCAAATTCACAGTTCTCTCAAAAAATAGAAACACAATAATAATAAGCATTACTTATTTAGATTAAATAATGCTCGCAGTTTCTACACACATTCGCAAGACATCGGACTTGCTGATATTTTAACCCTGAATTAAgtttaacattttctttttcagagtCTAACAAAACCAATTATTCGTTGATGATTGTGATATTATTGAGTTCTATTGTCTCTATGAGTGCTATCGTCACTTTATTGGTAGTAGCATTTTACAAACCAAATATGCCGTCATCTATCAACCTACCTACCGTGTCCAATAGATACAGAGTAGAGCCAACATAATGATAAATTGACGATCATATAACAGACGTGTTTATAACAACAACCACAAACCAAGTCAAAACGAATAGATTACAGGAATAAAGAAGCAGATTCTATCTCTTGAAAGTTGTTGTTTAACTTTACAATGACAGTCAATTATTTCCACTCCAATATCcagaaatttatatatatattcaaaattacacAGATCATTAAATTTCACATTTAGATGAATTGATGTTGTTcttttcactatatatatattgttagtcaaatgcgttttgtttaaatatactttttcactcttttggtctttaggaaaatgttgtttgtgctgtttttagacccttctacaacgaaatttgtttgacatgcacacgtataaaaattgcggtttttatccaacgcagtcataggtttgaacgtagttttctatttagactcgtttatattttttgtttgggcatgtatcatattttccctccggtttatatgatccgttcatcctatatattgactcttaaaattcaagagttaatctaaaaatgagggtactttctctaaaattgagggtactttttatatggccttccaaataccgtttcgatccctaacatcactgaagagacatttattgtcgaaatccggatatggtgtactaaagaaatattgacaccgaatgtttgtggcacaacatcctgtccacaagttaacaaatttttttctttctgtgacgtattaaatttatatgagaatccattttgttacatcttgtgatcaattttatttggcaatcgccaatggcagtcagcagggttaaagcacatcagttgttcgacctgttagtcaaatgcgttttgtttaaatatactttttcactattttggtctttatgaaaatgttgtttgtgctgtttttagacccttctacaacgaaatttgtttgacatgcacacgtataaaaattgcggtttttatccaacgcagtcataggtttgaacgtagttttcaatttagactcgtttatattttttgtttgggcatgtatcatattttccctccggtttatatgatccgttcatcctatatattgactcttaaaattcaagagttaatctaaaaatgagggtactttctctaaaattgagggtactttttatatggccttccaaataccgtttcgatttttatccaacgcagtcataggtttgaacgtagttttcaatttagactcgtatatatatatatatatatatatattattgtcgaaatccggatctggtgtactaaaatatattaacaccgtatgtttgtggcataacatcgcggccacaagtttaaaaagtttttctgtttagtattaaatttatattaagatccattttgttacatcttgtgatcaattttatttggcaatcgccagtAGCAGTCAGCATGCAGGGTtcaagaacatcagttgttcgacctgttagtcaaatgcgttttgttgaaatatactttttcacttttttggtcttttggaaaatggtgtttgtgctgtttaagacccttctacaacgaaatttgtttaacatgcacacgtataaaaattgcggtttttatccaacgcaatcataggtttgaacgtagtttttcaatttagactcgtatatatataaaatgactgaataaatagtcaacgataaaTCTTACGGGGCGATGGATCATATCAACATGATGCAGTACActacataatataaaatataacaagtctaaaagaatacaacatcaccaaaaacacaataaaacgaacaatatgttagatatttcggataaaaagatatccttcttcggtaattgcacgatgaaaaatgaatcatgtcaattcaaattaagactctatcaaaatcttgatttatacaatttaagcgaacgctggaacaattttaaaattttcaaacacaccgcaaagactacaaaaatatgccaaaaattaaaaaaagttatttacgatgtgaactggcacaactctaaattcccaaaggtgttgacagttgagatgttaaACAACTGCGTGGAAATACAGTCCCAATAAACAGTCCTGACCGATCTAAACtggtatatgatatttaaaatatgacaacggtAGGGCAGTTGCATCAGAGACTGCGTATTTAAACatctaaaaaatatagtaatttgatgataagaaaattgagtaataaATGTTTACTAAGGTTAAGTAATAGAACGTGGCTGCGTACTTACACATCCTTGCCAACTGTAATCAAAacttatataattcaaaaattccaGAAAAGTGAAAGGGTCCAGTACGGAAGCCGTAGTAAATGGCCACAAGTGATGACAGGAAATTAGTGATGGTAGGAAAAATGAGTGActcttctatgttttttcattaatgccctctggggaaactgtcctcagctttcttatccaaaaactTTCCCGAGCAAGTCTGTCGGCCTTTGACCATAAATCCTCGTTGTGATCTATGATAGTGATGGTTAGTTTTTTAAGATCAGCTTGGGCGTGCTAACGCTAACGGCCACCCGACTGAAAAAATCTCCGAAGTTGTAGACTTTCATTTAAGATGTCATGTAGAAAATCTTCCTTCTCACATTCAAGACACTACAGATTATCTTCGCAAAATGGAATCCATGAACCCTCTTCCTCCGGAAACCCTCCTTGTCACTTTAGATGTCACCTCCTTGTATACCAACATACCTCATGATGACGGAATACAATTGTGTAGGGAAATATGGGACTCTCGCAACACTTTAGAACCACCAACCGAATGTATAGTCCAGCTGCTTACTCTGGTCCTTAAATGCAACAATTTTACCTTTAATGGTGATAATTACCTTCAAATAAACGGGACAGCGATGGGGACGAAAATGGCACCGTCTTACGCCAATATTTTCATGGGCAAATTAGAGAAACATATTATTTCATCATCTTTATCCAAACCTCTGTCTTGGTTCCGTTTCATCGatgatgttgacatgaaatggATCGAATCCCAACAAAAATTGGATGCTTTTATCAGACATGCAAACAACGTTAACGCCCACCAGtcaattaaatttacatatGAAATATCCGACTCTAAGATATCTTTCTTGGACACAACTACATCTATAAAGGACGGTGTCAACAGACCTCTACTGTAAACCTACAGATAAACATCAGTACCTTTCTCCCCTAAGCTGTCACCCCAAACACTGTACAAAAAGTATCCCGTACAGTCAAGCTCTCAGAGTAAAGCGGATTTGCTCCTCTGAGGAGGCTGTCACTCAGCGGTTACAGGAACTTCGCGGATTTCTAATCAAACGAGGTTATAAGAAATGGGACATAGATAAGGGGTTTGCGCGTGCTAACAATAACAGCCACAAAGACCTGTCACAGTACAAAAAGAAGAGGCGCAGCAAAATAGTTCTATTTGTGTTAACATACAATCCCGCTTTTTCAAACCTTTCACGTTTGATCCGTGCCAATTGGCAAAGTATTGCCAATCACCCaaaattatccaaaatctttcccgatcctcctgtcttagcttttcggagaccagcaagtttaaaagacttatttgtaaaaGCTGCCGTCTCCTCTAATAAAAGCTGTTCAACTACAGGATGGTGCAAGTCGTGTGGTAACAAACGATGTCTGACTTGCCAACAAATAGTGAATACTCAAACATTTACTTGCCACTCCACTGGGTCTGtgtacacaatattttgtaatgtaacttgcaaaacccagaatgttgtatacattcttcagtgtcgatgtggcatgcagtatgttggcgagacagaacagccattcaacaaacgcatgaatggtcatcgtAGCGACTACACATGCAAGCCCGACCTccccgtaagtcgtcatttaAGATCACATGGGCACGCCCAAGCTGATCTTAAAAAACTTACCATCACTATCATAGATCACAACGAGGATTGGTCAAAGGCTGACAGACTTGCTCGGGAAAGTTTTTGGAAAAGAAAGCTGAGGACAGTTTCCCCAGAGggcattaatgaaaaaacatagaagagTCACTCATTTTTCCTACCATCACTAATTTCCTGTCATCACTTGTGGCCAGTTACTACGGCTTCCGTACTGGACCCTTACACTTTTCaggaatttttgaattatataagtTTTGATTACAGTTGGCAAGGATGTGTAATTACGCAGCCACGTTCTATTACTTAACCTTAGTAAACATttattactcaattttcttatcatcaaattactatattttttagatGTTTAAATACGCAGTCTCTGATGCAACTGCCCTaccgttgtcatattttaaatatcataccaGTTTAGATCGGTCAGGACTGTTTATTGGGACTGTATTTCCACGCAGTTGTTAaacatctcaactgtcaacacctttgggaatttagagttgtgccagttcacatcgtaaataactttttttatttttggcatatttttgtagtctttgcggtgtgtttgaaaattttaaaattgttccagcagACACGGTTTTCGTTGccttattttatttacttataagTCAAgcttgacatttttaaaagtaaaactttACATATACAAAAGTCAAACTTTACATCTACAAATGTAAGAGGTCATCTCAGTagcagaatctatgacaaacgagacgattttgattttaaaggataaatttcccccaccttaacTGCAAATTATACCAACTTCACttgcatatttgatatatgGTATATGTCTTTCTATAGTGGAGTGACAGATCAGGAAAAAGGGGCTTATTTACGACTTTAATGGACCGGCATACCTGCCGGCCAAAACCAATTATTTTCAAAGCTAATACCTTAAGCTAACTTTTTTTGCTCGGTCGTAGACATTTCATGCTGtgcaatgtttttataaaaatgaaagaataagaCATTTGGATTTGAATTTCGTTCCTTTTTTTCGTTCTTTGACATATGATTTGCATTTTATACGGAGTTTAATTATTCATTCATAATGTTAAACTATAATTCCTTATTGTTTTCTAGATTTTATCCATTATCACTAAGTTTAGTGAAAGCACActctgtattttttattataagtgaGTCCCGCGAGATTTGACCAATACATTCAGTTTGGCCGCTGCTATCAAGCGTGACAGCACGGACTTTAACAGCTCTTGAGTAGAGCATGGTTGTAGTGTAAAGAAGTTTCTTACTGTGGAAGTAAGTTTTTTAAATCTAGTTAAATGTAGTTAATGCTTTCAATGTATTTTGTTGATAACAGCTAGTAGTTGTGGTTTAATgctgtttttataattaatgtacaaaaatggAGTTTGCGTCTGCAATGGTTGCAACGCGTTTTGAGAACTGTCCTGTATGTCGGGAAGTGTTGTATGATTTAAAGCTTTAAGTTGCGTTTGCATAGGTTGCAGCGTTAAATGAAGatattgaaagatatttttgttaaatatatctAGGGAGAAGAAAGCTCCGAATTTTGCGTTATTTTCGAGGTACTAGAAATAATAACTTTGAAGGAGAATGTTTTTGGTTTAATTCATTTTAGGAGTTTAAAAGCACATTTTATTGAATGTTCATGAGTTCCTTTAGAAAAGATATTTGTATCTTTAATTTATGACGAAGACAGTCAGCATTGCACGATTTTTAATGGCGGATTTCTAATGGGGTTACTATGCAAGTTTTTTAAATCTAGTTAAATGTAGTAAATGCTTGCAATGTATTTTGTTGATAACAGTAAAGTAGTTGTGGTTTAATgctgttttaatatttaatgtaCTAAAATGGAGTTTGCGCCTGCATTGGTTGCAACGCGTATTGAGAACTGTCCGGTATGTCGGGAAGAATGTTTTTGGTTTACTTCATTCTACGAGTTTTAGagcacatttattttattgaaagttCATGAGTTCATTTAGAAAAAGATGTTTGTATCTTTAATTTATGACGAAGACAGTCAGCATTGCACGATTTTTAATGGCGGATTTCTAATGGGGTTACTATGCAAGTTTTTTAAATCTAGTTAAATGTAGTAAATGCTTGCAATGTATTTTGTTGATAACAGTAAAGTAGTTGTGGTTTAAtgctgtttttatatttaatgtacTAAAATGGAGTTTGCGTCTGCATTGGTTGCAACGCGTATTGAGAATTATGACGAAGACAGTCCGCATTGCACGATTTTTAATGGCGGATTTGTAATGGGGTTACtcaatttattctttttaatttcagcTATGGCTCAGGTATTGAAGCCAAATTGCTCCCTTGCGGGAAAAAGTTTAATCCCGATCATTTTGAGGGTAAAAAACGCAGATGCAGAAGCGGTTTTAGAGCTGTCAAGACTGAAAAAAGATGAACCATTAGAGAGTTTGACAAAAGTCGAATTAATTGCTCAGTTTGAGAAGCTTACgggtaatttataatttattataacgTTTTCTTAAGACTTTTAGAGAACCTTGTATTCAAAGTAATTATggctttaatttttgtttttgataatttaatcaGCTTCATTTGACCGATAATGCTCTTttgaacaaacattttttttttagaaatgtagATCTGCGTCTGTTGCGATATTTTTAGCCTTTTGGATTTTATGTTAATTCTTGTTATTTAGTGTCATCAGAACTTATGATTTTATTGACGGTAACTTGGCAAGTTACCTCAGAGTTTTTCGCTTTCCACGGTTCGTGATTTTTTACACATTATACTTGAAATTGTATCTGTTCCGTTTGATTGATTAGTGCCTTTTTTAATTCCAGGTGAATCCGTTAAAGATGTATTAATTCTGCTGTGTGGGAAAGATGATAACATTGAGAATGTGCGTCTCTTAGTGCATGAAAGCATATTGTTAGCGAATTCTGTTGGTGGTAGAGGTCAGAGGTTAGGTACTAGTAATCCGAGTACAGATACACCAGCGGCGAAAGGTATGAATGTTTTTTGGATTAGTTTGCTTGCATTGTCCGTATGTTCTAATTTAGCCCTTTTGAAATGCTTATCGAAGATAATCTCTTCTTATTTGTAACTTGATGTTTATGTAGGCGTTTGTTTATTTAAGTGAGATATTATTCACGGCAACATATATTATTCACAACAACAGATCTAGTCTTGTTTTGTTGCATTTTCAAGAAACCTGGATTTCTTTGCTAAGTAAACTTAATTTTTTACAGAAAACTAGACTTGataattttatgttgttttagttATTTCGTTTAAcgcttaattttgttttaatgttgtgGCGCTACTTTCATGGTTTCCTACATTTACAGTTTACGAATGTTACTTAGAGCAAGACCTTGTCCTGTATTTGTATTGCTAGAATGTTTTGATattcttgatttttcttttgatatatattaaaaaactgTTGCAAGGAAGTTTAGttatttttcgttttgtttgttGTAGGAAGTGATGGCAAAGCGGCTCAGGGAGACCCATCCACAACAAACCAGCAGCTGCAAGCAATGAGACAAGACCTGGATGAGTTGAAGAAAAATTCAAAGGTTTTACAGGTAGATGAAGCACTATCTTACGTTAGAACTTTGGCAGCAAGACCAAAACTTACAACACCGGGAGTATTACTTGCGGCCATCGAAATGTTGGTTGATGCAGCTAACAAAGCGAATCATAAGGACtgttctttattttcaaaatctttttcaaTGTGTAAAAAATACGAAGataatgttgatttttgtgGGCTCGTCTTAAAGTTATTTGGTTCCCAGGAGGACAAGAAGATTTCCTCCTTAATTTCAGACTGGGCAAAATCTAAAAA comes from the Mytilus trossulus isolate FHL-02 chromosome 3, PNRI_Mtr1.1.1.hap1, whole genome shotgun sequence genome and includes:
- the LOC134709189 gene encoding uncharacterized protein LOC134709189, with the protein product MAQVLKPNCSLAGKSLIPIILRVKNADAEAVLELSRLKKDEPLESLTKVELIAQFEKLTGESVKDVLILLCGKDDNIENVRLLVHESILLANSVGGRGQRLGTSNPSTDTPAAKGSDGKAAQGDPSTTNQQLQAMRQDLDELKKNSKVLQVDEALSYVRTLAARPKLTTPGVLLAAIEMLVDAANKANHKDCSLFSKSFSMCKKYEDNVDFCGLVLKLFGSQEDKKISSLISDWAKSKKYEEPSGSKERQDILDAPPTSAPAFPFPGYGYQNPGFGFPYPNFYPGPNYNSGGFRPPRMQGVRGRRVSNGVCYFCKESGHFIANCPKMKKDN
- the LOC134709915 gene encoding neurogenic locus notch homolog protein 1-like; translation: MTTANETSVARTLITSTMCSLSYIEHVTATVSFSYDRYRGLTEIFLVSPSGTESHLLTNRGKDAVKYQEAGNLTWTFMSVHYWGENPIGNWTLQVRSHKGFTRVTLDSWFLTLYGTRTNPLAHFDQCSSAPCENNGKCISVFYSYSCNCTADYTGANCKFKKTQSGCNGDINMTNCKQDEIKYNNSTEYYNSTDFEERINTRNCTNNLSIIICNPEINQNNYTYDNNGTTLDGVNKTSPSNCTNNSTDTDPECMHNNYTDIHNITDYNRGGFNSINCTRSSDDIDCSTLQTNNTSNCTSMLNKTECDIKVNKTNCSHNLSEFECTNDRNSEESNKTNYSLMIVILLSSIVSMSAIVTLLVVAFYKPNMPSSINLPTVSNRYRVEPT